A genomic segment from Desulfonatronum lacustre DSM 10312 encodes:
- a CDS encoding Mu transposase C-terminal domain-containing protein has protein sequence MLRINDVITYGETRHRVLNITNDGHVLINIDSIHSFPEYISASEVEAAILSECMRNVDDPYKHLVTQLPEQGSISQQVRDKRLSVIESLIQNPNIFNRTGRGALVQQASDQSGIAKKTIYSYLRQYWQRGSTPNALLPDYDNSGGKGKRRSNSEKKLGRPRSTTPGEGSIVDADIERLFRIVLDRYYLTEKKKPIAYAHRRFLSIYESINPNIPKEDYPTIGQLRYFYEREYNRPDRIRLRANRIKYNKDIRPLLSTATVNTHGPGARYEIDATIADIYLLSSDRQRIIGRPTLYVVVDVFSRMITGFYVGLENPSYATAMLALINAMTDKTKICKRFGYDIESEEWPSIGLPEAILADRGELLGHQIEYLEQAFGVRIETASPYRGDAKGIVERYFCTIQADFKPYAPGVVTGTTIKKQGGKDYRLDAALTMQDFTKIIVGSILHRNLYSVLTKYDRESDMPTDLPAVPIRIWQWGIQNRSGRLKNASETDLKIALLPREKVTLSDLGIRCFGAFYTCKELIASGWLHRTRQQRPGPFVAAYDPGIAEHIYLFPDKGKPDYWECYLTDRSREYRGRSMWELWESKQQIKKSTGAAKMLEQHSKKDLENSIQETIKNAEKLRPSHLGPTKRKALTDIGNNRREARDIERQQRLSTENKPEPKSKATVTNLHQEPEDYAYPSFIDDLFGDKE, from the coding sequence ATGCTGCGAATCAATGATGTAATCACTTACGGAGAAACACGACATCGGGTTCTGAACATCACTAATGATGGACATGTATTGATTAATATTGATTCAATTCATTCTTTTCCAGAATACATATCAGCATCGGAGGTTGAGGCTGCAATCCTTTCAGAATGCATGAGAAACGTGGATGATCCCTATAAACATCTTGTTACTCAACTGCCAGAGCAAGGTTCCATTTCTCAGCAGGTACGGGACAAGCGCTTGTCGGTCATTGAAAGCCTGATACAAAATCCTAATATTTTTAATAGGACTGGTAGAGGAGCATTGGTTCAACAGGCTAGTGACCAAAGTGGAATAGCCAAAAAAACAATATATTCTTATCTCCGCCAGTATTGGCAACGTGGGTCAACTCCCAACGCCCTACTTCCGGATTACGATAATTCAGGAGGTAAGGGGAAAAGACGTTCCAACTCTGAAAAAAAACTGGGACGCCCTAGAAGCACCACCCCTGGGGAAGGGTCCATAGTTGATGCCGACATCGAGCGCTTATTCCGTATCGTTCTTGATCGTTATTACCTCACAGAGAAAAAAAAGCCTATAGCCTATGCTCACCGTCGTTTCTTGAGCATCTATGAATCCATCAATCCTAACATTCCAAAAGAGGATTATCCCACAATTGGACAACTGCGATATTTTTACGAACGAGAATATAATCGGCCAGATCGTATCCGCCTAAGGGCAAACAGGATAAAGTATAATAAAGATATTAGACCTTTATTGAGCACAGCAACCGTCAACACTCATGGGCCAGGTGCGCGATATGAAATTGATGCTACCATCGCAGATATATATTTATTATCCTCAGACAGGCAAAGAATCATCGGACGACCAACTTTGTACGTTGTTGTTGATGTTTTCAGCAGGATGATAACTGGATTTTATGTCGGACTTGAGAATCCATCCTACGCAACAGCCATGTTGGCCTTAATCAATGCAATGACGGATAAGACCAAAATCTGTAAAAGATTTGGGTATGACATTGAATCCGAAGAATGGCCTTCAATTGGTTTACCAGAGGCAATTCTTGCAGATCGCGGCGAACTACTTGGCCATCAGATAGAATATCTTGAACAGGCATTTGGAGTGAGAATTGAGACTGCTTCTCCATATCGTGGTGATGCCAAAGGCATAGTAGAGAGGTACTTTTGCACGATACAAGCCGATTTCAAGCCATATGCCCCCGGGGTTGTCACAGGAACAACCATAAAAAAACAAGGCGGAAAAGATTATCGACTAGATGCGGCATTAACAATGCAGGATTTCACAAAAATTATCGTTGGGTCGATCCTGCATCGAAACCTTTACTCCGTTCTGACTAAGTATGATCGCGAATCTGATATGCCTACCGATCTTCCAGCTGTCCCGATTCGCATTTGGCAATGGGGAATCCAAAATCGTAGCGGTCGTCTTAAGAATGCCTCTGAGACTGATTTAAAAATTGCACTACTTCCCCGCGAAAAAGTAACACTTTCAGATCTAGGTATCCGATGTTTTGGTGCTTTTTACACCTGCAAAGAACTCATAGCTTCAGGCTGGTTACACAGAACAAGGCAACAAAGGCCAGGTCCATTCGTGGCTGCTTACGATCCAGGGATTGCGGAACATATTTATCTATTTCCTGACAAAGGAAAACCCGATTATTGGGAATGCTATTTGACCGATCGCTCAAGAGAATATAGGGGGCGATCCATGTGGGAACTATGGGAAAGCAAGCAGCAAATCAAAAAATCAACAGGCGCTGCGAAAATGCTTGAACAACATAGCAAAAAGGATCTGGAAAACTCTATCCAGGAAACAATTAAAAACGCAGAGAAGTTACGCCCTTCCCATCTGGGGCCAACTAAAAGGAAAGCGCTGACTGACATTGGCAACAACCGGCGTGAAGCACGCGATATTGAGCGGCAGCAGCGCTTATCGACGGAAAACAAACCCGAGCCAAAATCCAAAGCCACTGTTACCAATTTACATCAAGAACCTGAAGATTATGCATATCCTAGCTTCATCGATGATCTTTTTGGAGACAAAGAATGA
- a CDS encoding heteromeric transposase endonuclease subunit TnsA, producing MTIINLDSHSSKWIKQGRGEGTGKDYQPWLTIRDLPSLGRSHRVWGIQAQRTHHLLSDLELKAFFLFDWNPVVTDIREQFPLSLDDTLEIARKACIRHPGVRGKDQVMSTDFLVDTSKPDLPRMAIQVKTSSDLYNPRVIEKLEIERQYWKKHNVPWHLLTERQIPNTVAKNIAWLYPSQVKLEGIEDLLNIAPLYLNFFLAEPAKKITQAAMMLDQAYSLEPGESLQKIRSLMALRVFLFDIANPWTSLVVGDLKASSDFLYLRDRYAANQ from the coding sequence ATGACCATCATCAATCTCGATTCCCATTCCTCCAAGTGGATAAAGCAGGGACGTGGAGAAGGCACCGGCAAAGATTATCAGCCTTGGCTGACGATAAGGGACCTGCCTTCCTTAGGCAGGTCCCATCGTGTTTGGGGAATCCAGGCACAACGAACCCATCATCTGCTCTCTGACCTTGAGCTAAAAGCCTTTTTTTTGTTTGACTGGAATCCAGTCGTGACGGATATCCGGGAGCAATTCCCCCTCTCACTTGACGACACATTGGAGATCGCAAGAAAAGCTTGCATTCGTCACCCTGGAGTGCGGGGTAAAGATCAGGTGATGTCGACGGATTTTCTTGTTGATACCAGCAAGCCAGACCTTCCAAGAATGGCGATACAAGTAAAGACATCATCTGATCTTTATAATCCCAGAGTCATTGAAAAACTTGAAATTGAGCGGCAATATTGGAAAAAGCATAACGTTCCTTGGCACTTGTTGACAGAAAGACAAATACCAAACACCGTAGCAAAAAATATAGCCTGGCTTTACCCCTCCCAAGTTAAGCTTGAAGGAATTGAGGATCTGCTCAATATAGCACCTCTATACTTGAATTTCTTCCTTGCAGAACCAGCAAAAAAAATTACTCAGGCTGCAATGATGCTGGATCAAGCATATTCGCTTGAACCCGGTGAATCTTTGCAAAAGATTCGCTCGCTTATGGCTTTGAGGGTTTTTCTGTTCGATATTGCAAATCCTTGGACATCTTTGGTTGTTGGAGATTTGAAAGCATCATCAGACTTCCTATATTTACGGGATCGTTATGCTGCGAATCAATGA
- the glmS gene encoding glutamine--fructose-6-phosphate transaminase (isomerizing), with product MCGIIGYAGHRPAVPIIVEGLKRLEYRGYDSAGVTFAQHDELHVIRAEGKLCELETRLNGQDMFHATTALGHTRWATHGLPVERNAHPHRDPGGRLALVHNGIIENYQSLRKMLKDKGRTFFSDTDSEVLVQLIAELWTSDVTLREAFSKALAQVEGTYAAAFLNLDEPNKIWAARKSSPLLLGVGVGENFVASDIPAFLGYTRDVVFLEDGELVELEPFSWQVFDAATLAPLEKKVHHITWDFQAAQKGGYRHFMLKEIFEQPAVIANCLAGRVDAKALSVTLPELEAIPVPGQIQIVACGTSYHAGLWGQHLLESWAKIPVRVEIASEFRYRNPLFMPDDLVLAISQSGETADTLAGMRLAKEHGVPVLGLCNVVGSSVAREADSVIYTQAGPEISVASTKAMCSQLVLLTLLALYWGRRKGTLAREVETSIITGLLGLPQVLEAELPRLRGKAQELAPEYSTAHSFFYLGRGPAYPLALEGALKLKEISYIHAEGYAAGEMKHGPIALIEPEFPTFALALNDALLPKVVSNLVEVQARNGRVIALCQSGFDLTVDHSWEIPQVYGPLNTFLALPALQLFAYEMAVYLGKDVDQPRNLAKSVTVE from the coding sequence ATGTGCGGAATCATCGGTTATGCGGGGCACAGACCGGCCGTGCCCATCATCGTGGAAGGACTGAAGCGTCTGGAGTACCGCGGCTACGATTCCGCGGGCGTAACCTTTGCGCAGCACGACGAGTTGCACGTCATTCGGGCCGAGGGCAAGCTGTGCGAGCTGGAAACCCGTCTCAACGGCCAGGACATGTTTCACGCCACCACGGCCCTGGGCCATACCCGCTGGGCGACCCACGGCCTGCCCGTGGAACGCAACGCCCATCCCCATCGCGACCCGGGAGGCCGCCTGGCCCTGGTGCACAACGGGATCATCGAGAACTACCAGTCGCTTCGAAAAATGCTCAAAGACAAAGGACGTACGTTTTTCTCGGATACGGACTCCGAAGTGCTGGTTCAGCTTATCGCCGAGCTCTGGACCTCCGACGTCACTCTACGCGAGGCGTTCAGCAAGGCTCTAGCTCAAGTTGAAGGCACCTATGCCGCAGCCTTTCTCAACCTGGATGAGCCGAACAAAATCTGGGCGGCCCGCAAATCCAGCCCGCTGTTGCTGGGCGTGGGCGTGGGAGAAAACTTCGTGGCCTCGGACATCCCGGCGTTTCTGGGCTATACACGGGACGTCGTCTTTCTGGAGGACGGCGAACTGGTGGAGTTGGAGCCTTTTTCCTGGCAGGTCTTTGATGCCGCCACTCTGGCACCCCTGGAAAAGAAGGTCCACCACATCACCTGGGATTTTCAGGCCGCGCAAAAAGGCGGCTACCGTCACTTCATGCTCAAGGAAATCTTCGAGCAGCCCGCGGTGATCGCCAATTGCCTGGCCGGACGCGTGGACGCCAAAGCCTTGTCCGTGACCCTGCCGGAGCTGGAGGCCATACCCGTCCCGGGCCAGATCCAGATCGTGGCCTGCGGCACGTCCTATCATGCCGGGCTGTGGGGCCAACACTTGCTGGAGTCGTGGGCGAAAATTCCGGTTCGCGTGGAAATCGCCTCGGAATTCCGATATCGCAACCCGCTTTTCATGCCGGACGATCTCGTCCTGGCCATCAGTCAGTCCGGAGAAACCGCGGATACCCTGGCCGGAATGCGTCTGGCCAAGGAGCACGGGGTGCCCGTGCTCGGACTGTGCAACGTGGTGGGATCCAGTGTAGCCCGGGAGGCGGACAGCGTGATTTACACCCAGGCCGGGCCGGAAATCAGCGTGGCCTCCACCAAGGCCATGTGCAGCCAGCTCGTCCTGTTGACCCTGCTGGCCCTGTACTGGGGCCGACGCAAGGGAACACTGGCTCGGGAAGTGGAGACCTCGATCATCACCGGGCTGCTCGGCCTGCCCCAAGTTTTGGAAGCCGAACTGCCTCGCCTGCGCGGCAAGGCCCAGGAACTGGCCCCGGAATACAGCACGGCGCACAGCTTTTTCTACCTCGGCCGGGGCCCGGCCTACCCGCTGGCCTTGGAAGGCGCCTTGAAACTCAAGGAAATCTCCTACATCCACGCCGAAGGCTATGCGGCCGGAGAAATGAAGCACGGCCCCATCGCCCTGATCGAGCCGGAATTCCCCACCTTTGCCCTGGCCTTGAATGACGCCTTGCTGCCCAAGGTCGTTTCCAATCTGGTTGAAGTCCAGGCCCGCAACGGTCGGGTCATCGCCTTGTGCCAGTCCGGATTCGATCTGACCGTGGACCACTCCTGGGAGATCCCTCAGGTTTACGGCCCGCTGAACACCTTTCTGGCCCTGCCGGCCTTGCAGTTGTTCGCTTACGAAATGGCCGTCTACCTGGGCAAGGACGTGGACCAACCCCGCAATTTGGCCAAAAGCGTGACGGTGGAGTGA
- a CDS encoding YitT family protein, producing the protein MAGNWAEQFRVTTYSISWNLLLITMGALILAFGAKAIVVPQEFISGGVTGVGLILSYVVGIFPPGVWLLILNIPIFILGWICVSRRFFFYSLYGMLLLSLGLDTIPWTLIIEDTLLAALTAGAIMGAGSGIALRSLGSLGGLDVISVFLSQRFNLGIGKFSFGFNMVLFFGSLFFIGLEQMLYSVFLVFVHAMVMDYFLGMFNQRKMVLVVSEKPDELAKAILSTINRGSTFLYGRGAYTGKRKKILLTVVTSLQLKRLEEVIFTIDPKAFTIEENTLNVIGQGFSRRKVY; encoded by the coding sequence ATGGCCGGCAATTGGGCGGAGCAGTTCCGCGTTACGACATATTCCATCTCCTGGAACCTGCTGTTGATCACGATGGGGGCCTTGATCCTCGCCTTCGGAGCCAAGGCCATCGTCGTTCCTCAGGAATTCATCAGCGGCGGCGTGACCGGGGTCGGCTTGATTCTGAGTTACGTGGTCGGAATTTTCCCGCCCGGTGTTTGGCTGCTGATCCTGAACATCCCTATTTTCATTCTCGGCTGGATCTGCGTCAGCAGGCGGTTTTTCTTCTACAGCCTGTACGGCATGCTGCTGCTCAGCCTGGGGCTTGATACCATCCCATGGACCCTGATCATTGAGGACACCCTGCTGGCCGCTCTGACGGCCGGAGCCATTATGGGAGCCGGGTCGGGCATCGCCTTGCGGTCCTTGGGATCCCTGGGCGGGCTGGACGTTATCTCGGTCTTCTTGAGCCAGCGTTTTAATCTCGGGATCGGGAAATTTTCCTTCGGCTTCAACATGGTCCTGTTTTTCGGGAGTCTGTTCTTCATCGGTCTGGAGCAGATGCTGTACTCGGTGTTTCTGGTTTTCGTCCACGCCATGGTTATGGACTACTTCCTGGGCATGTTCAACCAGCGCAAAATGGTGCTCGTGGTCTCGGAAAAGCCCGACGAACTGGCCAAGGCCATCTTGAGCACCATCAACCGGGGCTCGACCTTTCTTTACGGTCGCGGCGCCTACACCGGTAAACGCAAGAAAATTCTGTTGACCGTGGTCACCAGCTTACAGCTCAAGCGTCTGGAAGAAGTCATCTTCACCATCGATCCCAAGGCCTTCACCATCGAGGAAAATACCCTGAACGTCATCGGCCAGGGTTTTTCCCGGCGCAAGGTCTACTGA
- the cooS gene encoding anaerobic carbon-monoxide dehydrogenase catalytic subunit, with the protein MAEKLPRRAEDLSIWPDAQKMIEKARRDNVETVWDRLAEQRPACTFCKQGLSCSKCVMGPCRITPGKGKRERGVCGADADLTVARNFGRFVAAGAASHSDHGRDLVETLLAVGQGKTSDYGIRDPEKLRRIAAEVGVTVQGKSDKEIARALAETFIEDFGFATPSVSFVARVPGKRRELWEKLGITPRGIDRDVVEMMHRTHMGVDSDAVSLCLHSARVALGDGWGGSMIATELSDILFGTPTPRKAQVNLGVLKADQVNVVVHGHSPIVSEMILAAARDPELIRKAKSSGASGINVAGLCCTGNEVLMRQGIPMAGNHLMTELALVTGAVDCIVVDYQCIMPSLVTIAGCYQTRFISTSDKAKFTGAEHVEFNYANARQKAVQVVEAAIEAFTKRDPGRVDIPAEPVELMTGFSNEAILGALGGTPGPLLEAIKAGQIRGAVGIVGCNNPRLKHDHVHTELCKELIRRDILVLITGCATVAMGKAGLMVPEAADRAGEGLKAVCTSLGIPPVLHVGSCVDNSRIIHLCAMLADALGTDISDLPVAASAPEWYSEKAAAIGLYAVASGIYTHLGLPPHITGSETVTNLALSGLEGVVGACFGVEADPHKAAEAIDARISAKRQSLGLTP; encoded by the coding sequence ATGGCAGAGAAGCTACCCCGAAGAGCAGAGGACCTTTCCATTTGGCCGGACGCCCAAAAAATGATCGAGAAGGCCAGACGCGACAACGTGGAAACCGTCTGGGACAGGCTGGCGGAGCAGCGGCCGGCCTGCACGTTCTGTAAGCAGGGTCTGAGTTGTTCCAAATGTGTCATGGGACCGTGCCGGATCACCCCGGGCAAGGGCAAACGGGAGCGCGGCGTGTGCGGAGCGGATGCGGACTTGACCGTGGCCCGAAACTTCGGCCGGTTCGTGGCCGCGGGAGCGGCCTCGCATTCGGACCACGGACGGGACCTGGTGGAGACGCTGTTGGCCGTCGGCCAGGGCAAAACATCGGACTACGGCATCCGCGACCCGGAAAAACTGCGTCGCATCGCGGCTGAGGTGGGCGTGACCGTTCAGGGCAAAAGCGACAAGGAGATCGCTCGGGCCCTGGCCGAAACGTTCATTGAGGACTTCGGCTTTGCCACGCCCTCGGTCTCCTTTGTCGCCCGCGTCCCTGGAAAGCGTCGGGAGTTATGGGAAAAACTGGGTATCACCCCCCGGGGGATCGACCGGGACGTGGTGGAAATGATGCACCGCACGCATATGGGCGTGGACAGCGACGCGGTGAGCCTGTGCCTGCATTCGGCCCGGGTGGCTCTTGGAGACGGCTGGGGCGGCTCCATGATCGCCACGGAGCTGTCGGACATCCTTTTCGGTACCCCTACTCCCAGGAAGGCCCAGGTCAACCTGGGCGTGCTCAAGGCGGATCAGGTCAACGTGGTGGTCCACGGCCACAGCCCCATCGTCTCGGAAATGATCCTGGCCGCGGCCCGGGATCCAGAATTGATCCGGAAGGCCAAGTCGTCCGGAGCGTCCGGGATCAACGTGGCCGGCCTGTGCTGTACGGGCAACGAAGTGCTGATGCGCCAGGGCATTCCCATGGCCGGCAACCATCTGATGACCGAACTGGCTCTGGTCACGGGCGCGGTGGACTGCATCGTCGTGGACTACCAGTGCATCATGCCTTCCCTGGTGACCATCGCCGGCTGCTACCAGACCCGGTTTATCTCCACCTCGGACAAGGCCAAATTCACCGGGGCCGAACATGTGGAGTTCAACTACGCCAACGCCCGGCAAAAGGCCGTGCAGGTGGTGGAGGCGGCCATTGAGGCGTTCACCAAGCGCGACCCCGGCCGCGTGGATATCCCCGCCGAGCCGGTGGAATTGATGACCGGCTTTTCCAACGAGGCCATTCTCGGTGCGTTGGGAGGCACTCCCGGCCCGCTCCTGGAAGCGATCAAGGCCGGACAGATCCGGGGAGCCGTGGGCATCGTGGGCTGCAACAACCCCAGGCTGAAGCACGATCACGTCCATACAGAGCTGTGCAAGGAGTTGATCAGGCGCGACATCCTGGTGCTGATCACCGGCTGCGCCACCGTGGCCATGGGCAAGGCCGGGCTGATGGTGCCCGAGGCCGCGGACAGAGCCGGAGAGGGTCTGAAGGCCGTGTGCACGTCCCTGGGCATTCCGCCGGTTCTGCATGTGGGCAGTTGCGTGGACAATTCGCGGATCATTCATCTCTGCGCCATGCTGGCCGACGCCCTGGGCACGGACATCAGTGACCTGCCCGTGGCGGCCAGCGCCCCGGAATGGTACTCCGAAAAGGCCGCGGCCATCGGCCTCTACGCCGTGGCCAGCGGGATATACACCCACCTGGGCCTGCCGCCGCATATCACCGGCAGCGAAACCGTGACCAATCTGGCTTTGAGCGGCCTGGAAGGCGTGGTCGGGGCCTGCTTCGGCGTGGAGGCCGATCCGCACAAGGCGGCGGAGGCCATTGACGCGCGGATTTCGGCCAAGCGGCAGAGCCTGGGGTTGACGCCGTAA
- a CDS encoding AAA family ATPase: MKIAVAGKGGVGKTTIATWLGDFLARSGHDVYLVDADTALSLGQASGLERESLPKPLVLRTDLVAERIGSGFMHLNPDVGDLSGDLAVELPVELADSGRDGAGRKRLLVMGTVTGAGGGCACGANSLLKALLAHLVLEAREWVVVDLEAGVEHLGRGTVAAVDGLVVVSEPSRRGLDTAAEIARLALGLGLKRQALVLNRHQERDELPDIAGLPPLAASIPVLPSLTARQLTSGSVLGLEERSSLVDPLCRKILAALR, from the coding sequence ATGAAAATCGCGGTCGCCGGCAAGGGCGGGGTGGGCAAGACCACCATCGCGACTTGGCTGGGAGACTTTCTGGCCAGAAGCGGTCATGACGTCTATTTGGTGGACGCGGACACCGCCCTGTCCTTGGGCCAGGCCTCGGGCCTGGAGCGGGAAAGCCTGCCCAAGCCGCTGGTGTTGCGCACCGATCTGGTGGCGGAACGCATCGGCTCCGGCTTCATGCACCTGAACCCGGACGTGGGGGATTTGTCCGGTGATTTGGCCGTGGAATTGCCCGTGGAATTGGCTGATTCCGGTCGCGACGGCGCGGGGCGCAAGCGACTGCTGGTCATGGGGACCGTGACCGGCGCGGGAGGCGGTTGCGCCTGCGGAGCCAATTCCCTGCTCAAGGCCCTGCTGGCCCATTTGGTGCTGGAAGCTCGGGAATGGGTGGTCGTGGACCTGGAGGCCGGAGTGGAGCATCTGGGCCGGGGCACGGTTGCGGCCGTGGATGGACTGGTGGTGGTCAGCGAACCGTCTCGCCGCGGGCTGGACACGGCCGCGGAAATCGCCCGACTGGCCCTGGGCCTGGGGCTCAAGCGCCAAGCTCTGGTGCTCAACCGTCACCAGGAGCGGGACGAATTGCCGGACATTGCCGGGCTGCCGCCTCTGGCCGCGTCCATCCCCGTCCTGCCGAGCCTCACGGCCCGGCAACTGACCTCCGGAAGCGTTCTGGGCCTGGAAGAACGCTCATCTCTCGTCGACCCTCTGTGTCGGAAGATTCTCGCCGCGTTGCGGTAG
- a CDS encoding SAM hydrolase/SAM-dependent halogenase family protein, whose translation MATDRRHAMRGGRLPRGRGRLVRPTVALLTDFGLDDPYVGQMKGVLAGLAPEASVVDVSHQVRPFDVMQGAFYLAASWRFFPEGSVLVGVVDPGVGTERRLVIGKREGRFFLGPDNGLLALVFGPEPKRLAGEEPGERAWELTMPSASGARSNTFHGRDILAPAAARLALGVDPRRLGRPLDTETLQRPAWALPEQRGREITAHVLHVDRFGNCLLNLPERLWPEAGMERVELLAPLLQPLVPVQTYAQIPAGGVGVLVGSQGYWELAVNQGSAAAVLGLAPGKRVVLDCTGTAFPPHMS comes from the coding sequence ATGGCCACCGACAGGCGACATGCGATGCGGGGCGGGCGTTTGCCGAGAGGGCGCGGGAGATTGGTCAGGCCGACCGTGGCCCTGCTGACGGACTTCGGGCTGGATGATCCGTATGTCGGGCAGATGAAGGGCGTTTTGGCGGGCCTCGCGCCCGAGGCCTCGGTCGTGGACGTCAGCCACCAGGTCCGGCCCTTTGACGTCATGCAGGGGGCCTTTTACCTGGCGGCCAGTTGGCGGTTTTTTCCGGAAGGCAGCGTGCTGGTGGGCGTGGTGGACCCAGGGGTGGGGACCGAGCGTCGTCTGGTGATCGGAAAACGGGAAGGCCGTTTTTTCCTGGGGCCGGACAACGGCCTGCTGGCCCTGGTTTTCGGGCCTGAGCCCAAGAGGCTGGCTGGGGAGGAGCCCGGAGAGCGGGCCTGGGAACTGACCATGCCGTCCGCTTCGGGGGCGCGTTCCAATACCTTTCACGGTCGGGACATCCTGGCCCCGGCCGCGGCCCGGCTGGCCCTGGGCGTTGATCCGCGGCGACTGGGACGACCGTTGGATACGGAGACGTTGCAGCGTCCGGCCTGGGCCTTGCCGGAGCAGCGGGGCCGGGAGATCACGGCCCATGTCCTGCATGTGGACCGGTTCGGCAACTGCCTGCTCAACCTGCCCGAACGTCTTTGGCCCGAAGCAGGGATGGAGCGAGTCGAACTGCTCGCGCCCCTGCTTCAGCCGCTGGTTCCGGTGCAGACCTATGCCCAGATTCCGGCGGGCGGAGTCGGGGTGCTGGTTGGAAGCCAGGGCTATTGGGAGCTGGCGGTCAACCAGGGCAGCGCCGCCGCGGTGCTCGGACTCGCGCCCGGAAAGCGGGTCGTCTTGGACTGCACCGGCACCGCTTTTCCGCCTCACATGTCGTAA
- a CDS encoding FmdB family zinc ribbon protein: MPLYEFYCQDCHTIYNFFSPRINTEKQPDCPKCGRPELERQVSVFAISKNRPDTGDGEDGMDGMPDLSGLDEAKLERAMAMMAREAEGMDEDDPRQAAQLMRKLCDVTGMHFGEGMEEALARMEAGEDPEQVEAEMGDMFENMDFSPAGAKKLRRALRAPARDETIYDM; this comes from the coding sequence ATGCCTCTCTACGAGTTTTACTGCCAGGATTGCCACACCATCTACAACTTCTTTTCTCCGCGGATCAACACGGAAAAGCAGCCGGACTGCCCCAAGTGCGGACGCCCGGAGTTGGAGCGACAGGTTTCCGTGTTCGCCATTTCCAAAAATCGTCCGGATACCGGAGACGGTGAGGACGGCATGGACGGGATGCCCGACCTTTCCGGCCTGGACGAGGCCAAGCTGGAACGGGCCATGGCCATGATGGCCCGGGAGGCCGAAGGCATGGACGAGGATGATCCCCGTCAGGCGGCCCAGTTGATGCGCAAGCTCTGCGACGTCACGGGCATGCATTTCGGGGAGGGCATGGAGGAGGCTTTGGCCAGAATGGAAGCCGGGGAAGACCCTGAACAGGTCGAAGCGGAAATGGGCGACATGTTCGAAAACATGGACTTCAGCCCCGCCGGAGCCAAAAAGCTGCGCCGCGCCCTGCGCGCGCCGGCCCGGGATGAGACGATTTACGACATGTGA
- the epsC gene encoding serine O-acetyltransferase EpsC: MNTPEMMELNIAPLRDVVSRLCAPDSCKDVCRAPVHDQPMPSVPAITEIVERLRAVLFPGYYGDSEVTPESLSYHIGAGLDRVYRLVTEQIRRGYCFLCRINEEEDCGDCQDLAVDLATKFITTLPKIRGLLATDVQAALAGDPAAKTPGEIIFSYPSILALTHYRIAHELYHLGVDMIPRIICEMAHSKTGIDIHPGAEIGNHFFIDHGTGTVIGETSIIGDNVRLYQGVTLGAKSFPKDANGQIIKGLPRHPVLEDDVIIYSGATILGRVTIGKGSVIGGNVWVTESVPPGSRLIQQRPSSQLFSGGDGI; the protein is encoded by the coding sequence ATGAACACCCCAGAGATGATGGAATTGAACATCGCCCCGCTCAGGGACGTGGTCAGCCGACTCTGCGCACCCGACTCTTGCAAGGACGTCTGCCGCGCTCCGGTCCACGACCAGCCCATGCCTTCGGTTCCGGCGATCACGGAAATCGTGGAGCGACTGCGGGCCGTCCTCTTTCCCGGCTACTACGGCGACTCCGAGGTCACCCCGGAGTCCCTGAGCTACCACATCGGGGCCGGGCTGGACCGGGTCTACCGACTGGTCACGGAACAAATCCGGCGCGGGTACTGTTTCCTGTGCCGGATCAACGAGGAGGAGGACTGCGGGGACTGCCAGGACCTGGCCGTGGATCTGGCCACCAAGTTCATCACCACCTTGCCCAAGATTCGCGGCCTCCTGGCCACGGATGTTCAGGCCGCCCTGGCCGGGGACCCGGCGGCCAAAACGCCTGGAGAGATCATCTTCAGCTATCCCAGCATCCTGGCCCTGACCCACTACCGCATCGCCCACGAACTTTATCATCTGGGCGTGGATATGATCCCCCGGATCATCTGCGAAATGGCCCATTCCAAGACCGGCATCGACATCCATCCCGGCGCGGAAATCGGCAACCACTTCTTCATCGACCACGGCACGGGCACGGTGATCGGCGAAACCAGCATCATCGGCGACAACGTCCGGCTCTACCAGGGCGTGACCCTGGGCGCGAAAAGCTTCCCCAAGGACGCCAACGGCCAGATCATCAAGGGCCTGCCCCGGCATCCGGTCCTGGAGGACGACGTGATCATCTACTCCGGCGCGACCATCCTGGGCCGAGTGACCATCGGCAAGGGCTCGGTCATCGGCGGCAACGTCTGGGTCACCGAAAGCGTCCCTCCAGGCTCCCGCCTGATCCAACAACGCCCCAGCTCGCAGCTGTTCAGCGGTGGCGATGGGATTTGA